In Bdellovibrionota bacterium, a single genomic region encodes these proteins:
- a CDS encoding DUF4159 domain-containing protein produces the protein MTWVHPFFLLGLLAVAIPIVLHLFGRRPEKDIWLPTIELLRKAIESRRSRSRFRELLLLLLRTAFIVLITLAVARPLISSGKPVTTAPTGREIAILIDNSLSMTAVDDGESFFARAKTAAEQIVQSIGPQDRAMLIPVVEVERSPLGWTNDRTRLLEELKTLGIGYEAGLIPPRLGQIASERSKNVREGEIWILTDGCAQAWKSLGGGRKSTDPLFIVDVRRGLPLQNHTVRSAASTNAFFDTELTLNITARFGATGDENLLAHLDVLKDSEWQEKNKQFIVISEGNERKSNFLVEVMGGDVAGRIRLERDALEVDNVAYFVASAPARLRVLLVNGSPRPEPREDAAYFLRSALDPKGGGEGAYQVTERTPDQWVRPDLSKTDVVFLADAAHLLPEQVSDLARFVTDGGGLLIGVGDSFQDENRLRTLSPLFPSNPRVIRTADANQPFRLKKPAANSSLGFLAENWEPLFGKAKFERILLMDAAPAADTLLQFQEGFPALVVQKRGEGTVGLWTSTWGRAWNDAVVAPAYPTLLRYLTFLVSHSHTRERKTPSVQPGGSLIKAADLGLENAEPFGIQTADGKSEKSGRIFAEGWRLPHEPGLWRLQYRQNRIQKSIWVVTEADASEFDLSTIRREDVESALKPEPITWLTDVSGFAQAGVSQNVAREEWTGKMALAAFFILFAESLIAGRLPARFRRRRLARAAGVFVFVLLGLNTSAQSLGEESTTEIARVEYSGGNNLPYVQPLEYLFQRIGDMTNVKTKPKMAGIKLSDSRLFDYPFLYWTGDREFSLPSEAELIRLRHHLSSGGFLWIDNALGRRGTSYESSVISLIGALFPGKSLQALPKEHAVYRSFYLLDRAWGRRSEEDQTLGIDLDRRTVILYTPGDTTGALAQDAAGRFIHADSDDFDRTMVLRFAINVLFYALTLDYKQDQIHLPFILERRG, from the coding sequence GTGACCTGGGTTCATCCATTCTTCTTGTTGGGCCTTTTGGCGGTCGCGATTCCGATCGTTCTGCACCTCTTCGGGCGGCGGCCGGAAAAGGATATCTGGCTGCCGACGATTGAACTCCTTCGCAAAGCCATCGAATCCCGACGAAGCCGCAGCCGCTTCCGGGAACTTCTCCTCCTTCTTCTTCGCACGGCGTTTATTGTTTTGATCACGCTCGCGGTTGCTCGGCCCCTCATTTCGAGCGGGAAACCGGTGACAACCGCTCCAACGGGGCGGGAGATCGCCATTTTGATCGACAACAGCCTCAGCATGACGGCTGTGGATGATGGAGAATCCTTTTTCGCGCGGGCCAAGACGGCTGCCGAGCAAATCGTTCAATCGATCGGGCCCCAAGATAGGGCGATGCTCATCCCGGTTGTTGAAGTCGAGCGTTCTCCTCTAGGATGGACGAACGATCGAACGCGCCTCCTGGAAGAATTGAAAACGCTGGGAATCGGTTACGAAGCGGGTCTCATTCCGCCGCGTTTGGGGCAGATTGCGTCGGAAAGGTCGAAGAATGTGCGGGAGGGGGAAATATGGATTCTGACGGACGGCTGCGCACAGGCTTGGAAATCCTTGGGGGGCGGGCGTAAATCGACCGACCCTTTATTCATTGTGGACGTGCGTAGAGGACTCCCGCTTCAAAATCATACGGTTCGTTCGGCGGCGTCCACCAATGCGTTTTTTGACACCGAATTGACGTTGAACATCACCGCTCGATTCGGCGCCACCGGAGATGAAAATCTTCTGGCCCATTTGGATGTCTTGAAGGATTCCGAATGGCAAGAAAAAAACAAACAATTCATTGTTATTTCAGAGGGTAACGAACGTAAATCTAATTTTCTAGTTGAGGTAATGGGAGGCGACGTCGCCGGACGGATCCGCTTGGAACGCGACGCTTTGGAAGTGGACAACGTGGCGTACTTTGTCGCTTCTGCGCCCGCCCGCCTGCGGGTTTTACTTGTGAACGGCAGTCCTCGCCCGGAACCGAGGGAGGACGCCGCCTATTTCTTGCGTTCGGCGCTCGATCCAAAGGGAGGGGGCGAGGGGGCCTATCAGGTGACGGAACGAACCCCCGATCAATGGGTGCGCCCGGATCTGTCCAAGACCGACGTCGTGTTCCTGGCGGACGCGGCCCATTTGTTACCGGAACAGGTCAGCGATCTGGCACGATTTGTAACGGATGGAGGAGGTCTATTGATCGGCGTCGGAGATTCTTTTCAAGATGAAAATCGTCTGCGAACGCTTTCCCCTCTTTTTCCTTCGAATCCAAGAGTCATTCGAACGGCCGATGCCAATCAACCGTTCCGTCTCAAAAAGCCGGCCGCAAATAGTTCGTTGGGTTTCTTGGCCGAAAATTGGGAACCGCTTTTCGGGAAGGCCAAATTCGAACGTATTCTATTGATGGACGCCGCACCCGCGGCCGACACGCTCCTTCAATTTCAAGAGGGTTTCCCTGCGTTAGTGGTGCAAAAACGAGGTGAGGGAACCGTCGGGCTTTGGACGAGCACGTGGGGGAGAGCTTGGAATGACGCCGTGGTCGCTCCGGCCTACCCGACGCTACTTCGCTATTTGACGTTTCTTGTGTCCCATTCTCATACGCGTGAACGAAAAACTCCTTCGGTTCAGCCGGGAGGGAGCCTGATAAAGGCGGCCGATCTTGGCCTTGAGAATGCCGAGCCGTTCGGGATTCAGACCGCCGACGGGAAATCCGAAAAGTCCGGTCGCATTTTTGCAGAAGGGTGGCGTCTTCCCCATGAACCTGGGTTGTGGCGGCTCCAGTATCGCCAAAACAGAATCCAAAAGTCGATCTGGGTTGTCACGGAGGCCGATGCTTCCGAGTTTGATTTATCCACGATTCGCAGGGAAGACGTTGAATCCGCCCTGAAACCTGAACCGATAACGTGGTTAACGGATGTCTCGGGTTTCGCCCAGGCCGGCGTGTCACAAAATGTGGCCCGAGAGGAATGGACCGGAAAAATGGCGCTGGCCGCCTTTTTTATTCTTTTCGCGGAGTCTTTGATCGCCGGGCGCCTGCCGGCCCGCTTTCGACGGCGCCGATTGGCTCGCGCGGCTGGAGTATTCGTTTTCGTGCTCTTGGGCCTGAACACGTCTGCCCAATCGCTCGGAGAGGAGTCGACTACCGAGATCGCCCGGGTCGAATATTCCGGAGGGAACAACCTGCCCTATGTACAACCTCTCGAATATCTTTTTCAGCGGATCGGCGACATGACCAACGTGAAAACCAAACCCAAAATGGCAGGTATAAAACTCTCCGACAGCCGGTTATTTGACTACCCGTTCCTCTATTGGACAGGAGATCGCGAATTTTCCCTTCCTTCGGAAGCGGAATTGATTCGATTGCGGCACCACCTTTCCTCGGGCGGCTTTCTTTGGATCGACAACGCCCTGGGCCGCCGCGGTACCTCTTACGAAAGTTCCGTAATATCCCTGATCGGAGCTCTCTTTCCCGGGAAATCGCTTCAGGCGCTTCCGAAAGAGCACGCCGTGTATCGTTCGTTCTATCTCTTGGATCGGGCTTGGGGACGACGATCGGAGGAGGATCAGACCCTCGGCATCGATCTCGACCGGCGCACGGTCATTCTTTACACGCCGGGCGACACGACCGGAGCGCTGGCTCAGGACGCCGCCGGTCGCTTTATTCACGCCGATTCGGATGACTTCGATCGAACGATGGTTCTGCGGTTTGCAATCAATGTTCTCTTTTATGCTCTGACGCTGGATTACAAACAGGACCAGATTCACCTTCCTTTTATCTTGGAGCGGCGCGGTTAA
- a CDS encoding glutamine amidotransferase: MLTFGHSHSTAWVILLALLSVLAIVYVTFGIQDRSTRIRVLGLRIVMWLLVLILCLKPSWVKMRREMDRKSVAVFVDRSLSMSLPASGGKTRWDEVRILLSRRELWDQFQRDFDLQFYSFSDEAGSSTLESLRSISKPDGTVSAISKMVSIPRSPDQWAGLVLVSDGVDTSDSPRETEPKAQSGIPILTVYPSQPEGLRDLAIVDVRTPQVAYYQTRLSLEVDIERIGVSEGSIQLRAVSRGRILSEMQIESRQWDGNQATIPLSFSPNELGSVGITIEIQQIPNEITYENNRKGVVLNVLRDRVRVLHVAGRPTWDERFLRAYLKENSNIDLISFFILRSPTNNPGADQNALSLIPFPYQDLFTKELERFDLVIFQNFDFKTYFSSFYLANLRNYVEKGGAFVMIGGDLSFGQGGYRGTPIDEILPVRIRDDTMEISVTPFQPILTPQANHHPLSAGKIHPSDLKALPSLIGFHRVGELQENGVALFGHPSEKTAGKPAPILAVREVAQGRAAALLVDSLWRWAFAEDSDGPRLYRAVWDGLYRWLVRDPSFSHLKISIDEPLQEGREAKFRLKVLDDRYEAMVNTKPVVERMAANGERSQKLSIGRTDSEGEAHFSVLPEAPGLLELLAELPERGSGYRTAENFAVGPRSREFDRRGVDEAMLQKLAASTHGRAVPLSDVGPDLLRPLVDKATYHVVGQVEIPLWDQVWILGILVCVSGFEWWYRRKHGAP, from the coding sequence ATGTTGACGTTCGGACACAGCCACTCCACGGCTTGGGTGATCCTCTTGGCGCTGCTCTCTGTTCTGGCGATTGTGTACGTCACCTTTGGGATTCAGGATCGCTCGACGCGAATACGGGTGTTGGGGCTACGGATCGTCATGTGGCTTCTTGTTTTAATTCTCTGCCTTAAACCCTCTTGGGTGAAGATGAGGCGGGAGATGGATCGGAAATCGGTGGCCGTCTTCGTCGACCGATCCTTGAGCATGTCGCTCCCCGCAAGCGGGGGGAAAACCCGCTGGGACGAAGTGCGGATTCTTCTCTCCAGGCGAGAACTTTGGGACCAATTTCAGAGGGATTTTGATCTTCAATTTTACAGTTTTTCGGATGAAGCCGGCTCGTCGACACTGGAATCCCTTCGTTCCATATCCAAACCGGACGGAACCGTCTCCGCGATTTCAAAAATGGTCTCCATTCCCCGCAGTCCGGATCAGTGGGCCGGGCTGGTTCTGGTCTCGGACGGCGTAGACACGTCGGATTCACCTCGGGAAACGGAGCCGAAGGCCCAGTCCGGTATTCCGATCCTGACGGTTTATCCCTCGCAGCCCGAAGGACTGCGCGACCTGGCCATTGTGGATGTCCGAACGCCGCAGGTCGCCTATTATCAAACCCGACTTTCGCTTGAAGTGGATATAGAACGGATCGGCGTCTCGGAGGGGTCGATCCAGCTTCGCGCCGTTTCTCGCGGACGAATTCTTTCCGAGATGCAGATCGAATCGAGGCAATGGGACGGAAATCAGGCGACGATCCCGCTCTCTTTCTCTCCGAATGAGTTAGGTTCCGTCGGTATCACGATCGAGATCCAGCAGATTCCAAATGAAATTACGTACGAAAACAACCGAAAGGGGGTTGTCTTAAATGTCCTCCGGGACCGTGTCCGAGTTCTTCATGTCGCGGGAAGACCCACGTGGGATGAGCGGTTCCTGCGCGCCTACCTAAAGGAAAATTCCAATATCGACCTCATCTCGTTTTTCATCTTACGGTCGCCGACCAACAATCCGGGGGCCGACCAAAACGCTTTGAGTCTGATCCCGTTTCCGTATCAGGATCTCTTTACAAAGGAATTGGAACGTTTTGATTTGGTGATCTTCCAGAATTTCGATTTCAAGACGTATTTCTCGAGTTTTTACCTGGCAAATCTAAGGAATTATGTCGAGAAGGGTGGGGCGTTCGTCATGATCGGGGGCGATCTCTCCTTTGGGCAGGGGGGGTACCGAGGAACTCCGATCGATGAAATTCTTCCCGTTCGTATCCGAGACGATACCATGGAGATTTCAGTTACGCCGTTTCAGCCGATTCTCACTCCGCAAGCGAATCATCATCCGTTGTCGGCCGGGAAGATTCATCCGTCGGATCTCAAGGCGCTGCCTTCTTTAATCGGGTTTCATCGTGTGGGCGAGCTGCAGGAAAACGGCGTGGCGTTATTCGGCCATCCGAGCGAGAAAACAGCGGGCAAGCCGGCCCCCATTCTCGCGGTACGCGAAGTCGCTCAGGGAAGAGCGGCCGCTCTTTTGGTCGACTCCCTTTGGCGTTGGGCGTTTGCCGAGGACTCAGACGGACCGCGGCTTTATCGAGCGGTGTGGGACGGTTTGTACCGTTGGTTGGTCCGAGATCCTTCGTTCAGTCATCTTAAGATCTCGATCGATGAACCGCTTCAGGAAGGGAGAGAGGCAAAGTTTCGTCTTAAAGTCCTGGATGACCGTTACGAAGCGATGGTGAACACGAAGCCGGTCGTCGAAAGGATGGCGGCGAACGGCGAACGTTCGCAAAAACTTTCCATAGGACGCACGGATTCCGAGGGCGAAGCGCACTTTTCGGTCCTGCCTGAAGCTCCGGGTCTTTTGGAACTGCTTGCGGAACTGCCGGAGCGCGGTAGCGGATACCGCACGGCAGAGAATTTTGCCGTCGGCCCGCGCAGCCGAGAATTTGACCGTAGAGGTGTAGACGAGGCGATGCTTCAAAAACTGGCGGCATCCACCCACGGCCGCGCCGTTCCGCTGTCGGATGTCGGCCCCGATCTACTCCGGCCTTTGGTTGATAAAGCGACATATCACGTGGTCGGCCAGGTGGAAATTCCGCTTTGGGATCAGGTCTGGATCTTGGGAATTCTGGTTTGCGTGAGCGGTTTTGAATGGTGGTATCGCCGGAAACATGGAGCGCCCTAA
- the rsmD gene encoding 16S rRNA (guanine(966)-N(2))-methyltransferase RsmD: protein MAGSSRLRIIAGEFRGREIEGPGRLDLRPTADRVRESLFDILARHIQGMRILDLCAGTGAFGLESLSRGARAATFLDADPQVIKLIERNIESLGVGERSTVVRGELPYALGKLKGPFDLVFFDPPYKSDIVTKVLPRLASKTLLVPNALVIVERDRRSHPIKVSHYAIDRRHRIGDAELWFLRRLPPGMRTRGSGDE, encoded by the coding sequence ATGGCAGGGTCGTCTCGACTTCGTATCATTGCAGGTGAATTCCGGGGCCGAGAAATCGAAGGCCCCGGACGCCTCGACCTTCGGCCCACGGCCGATCGAGTGAGGGAATCGCTCTTCGATATTCTCGCGCGACACATTCAAGGAATGAGAATCCTGGATCTCTGTGCCGGGACGGGGGCGTTTGGACTGGAGTCGCTCAGTCGAGGGGCTCGCGCGGCAACGTTCCTGGATGCCGATCCACAAGTCATTAAATTGATCGAACGGAATATCGAATCGTTGGGAGTTGGAGAGCGCAGCACCGTGGTGCGTGGAGAACTACCGTACGCCTTGGGTAAACTGAAAGGTCCCTTCGATTTGGTTTTCTTCGATCCCCCGTACAAATCGGACATCGTGACCAAGGTCTTGCCGCGCTTGGCCAGCAAGACGCTGCTAGTGCCCAACGCACTCGTCATTGTGGAACGCGACCGTCGTTCCCATCCGATTAAGGTTTCTCATTACGCCATCGACCGGCGCCACCGGATCGGAGATGCCGAACTTTGGTTTTTGCGGCGCCTGCCCCCGGGAATGAGAACGCGAGGAAGCGGCGATGAGTGA
- a CDS encoding DUF58 domain-containing protein, giving the protein MPKAPVEFSLPSIPEAVSDATSLQFFARRAVEGTLSGLHRSGLFGSSIEFAEHKLYSPGDDLRHVDWKVYARADKFYLKRFEEETNLRAYLALDASASMNFGSIGYTKFNYAVVLAATLAYLFIQQQDLVALMRFGEGEPLYLPPRGRMPHFQVLSEILEDSTPSGRFGLVEALGMLRERIHKKGMVIAISDFLTSVDRISQMAKIYRVGQHDVYWIQILDPAELEFPFSDWSRFRGLEGEPDIETDARQVKRSYQREVERWVGEIRDTALEHQIKYRTVRTNEPIAQILASLAS; this is encoded by the coding sequence ATGCCCAAGGCACCGGTTGAGTTTTCCCTCCCCTCCATTCCGGAAGCGGTGTCCGATGCGACTTCTCTTCAATTTTTTGCCCGTCGCGCCGTGGAAGGGACGCTGAGCGGTCTCCACCGTTCCGGTCTGTTTGGAAGCTCGATCGAATTTGCCGAACATAAACTCTATTCTCCAGGGGATGATCTGCGCCACGTGGATTGGAAGGTGTACGCTCGCGCCGACAAGTTTTACCTGAAGCGGTTCGAAGAGGAGACGAATCTCCGCGCATATCTGGCGCTCGATGCTTCCGCTTCTATGAATTTCGGATCGATCGGGTACACCAAGTTCAATTACGCCGTCGTTCTGGCCGCAACGCTGGCGTATCTTTTCATCCAGCAACAAGATTTGGTCGCTCTGATGCGTTTCGGCGAAGGGGAGCCTTTATACCTCCCGCCCCGGGGTCGAATGCCGCATTTTCAGGTTCTGAGCGAGATTCTCGAGGATTCCACGCCCTCCGGCCGATTTGGATTGGTGGAAGCGTTGGGAATGCTGCGCGAGCGAATTCATAAGAAAGGAATGGTCATCGCCATTTCGGACTTTCTGACGTCGGTGGACCGCATATCTCAAATGGCCAAGATTTATCGTGTGGGACAGCATGACGTTTATTGGATTCAGATTCTCGATCCGGCCGAATTGGAATTTCCGTTTTCAGATTGGTCCCGATTCCGGGGATTGGAGGGTGAGCCGGACATCGAAACAGACGCTCGGCAGGTGAAACGGAGTTATCAACGGGAGGTCGAACGGTGGGTCGGTGAAATCCGCGACACGGCGCTCGAACACCAAATCAAATACCGGACGGTGCGAACGAACGAGCCTATCGCCCAGATCCTTGCGTCGTTGGCGTCGTGA
- the coaD gene encoding pantetheine-phosphate adenylyltransferase: MSENAVIYPGFFDPFTLGHLNIVERATKVFAKVIVAVAGDSPKTAMFSPAERLEIVKEIFRGNRKVEVDQFSGLLVQYARRKKVHVLLRGIRTVSDFEYEYQMALGNKTLESDVETFFMMTEGKFSYLSSTVIKEISRLGGDISQMVPRQVVDRVKKKYET; encoded by the coding sequence ATGAGTGAAAATGCGGTGATTTATCCCGGCTTTTTCGATCCTTTTACGCTGGGACATCTGAACATCGTCGAACGCGCAACGAAGGTTTTTGCCAAAGTCATCGTCGCCGTCGCCGGCGATTCGCCGAAGACGGCGATGTTCAGTCCGGCGGAGCGGCTCGAAATCGTGAAAGAGATTTTCCGTGGAAACCGGAAAGTGGAAGTAGATCAGTTCAGCGGATTGCTGGTTCAATATGCCCGCAGGAAGAAGGTTCACGTGCTTTTGAGGGGAATCCGCACGGTTTCCGATTTCGAATACGAGTATCAAATGGCGCTCGGTAACAAGACCTTGGAATCCGACGTCGAAACGTTTTTCATGATGACCGAAGGGAAATTCTCCTACTTGAGCTCCACCGTCATAAAGGAGATTTCACGATTGGGCGGCGATATCAGCCAAATGGTTCCGCGCCAGGTCGTGGATCGCGTGAAGAAGAAATATGAAACTTAG
- a CDS encoding pyridoxal phosphate-dependent aminotransferase, whose amino-acid sequence MKLSQRVERLRPSPTLALNQRAKALKAEGKSIVNLTIGEPDFPTPDRICSAAVKAIARRETRYTPTGGIPELKKAIAKTVSREYGRQYEASESIVSVGAKQSLFNLCCALLDEGSEAVVVAPYWVSYVDMVELAGGTARVLRTDEKEHFAPRISAMEQLINKRTRILFLNSPSNPTGVTYSRALLEDIVRLAKKWPDLAVVTDDIYGQLVFDGKAFVSIGMIPELPKEQLVIVSGVSKTYAMTGWRIGYALGDKKLISALENVQSQSTSGASSIAQWAALEAISGEQADVGQMKEEFEHRRNHIYERLCSIPDVTCEKPDGAFYFFPNIAKYLNSESIDSDDKLAAYLLDKYGLAVVPGSDFGSPGFLRLSFSASITELDEGLARFEKGLGSVRK is encoded by the coding sequence ATGAAACTTAGTCAACGCGTTGAACGGTTGCGCCCCTCGCCGACGCTAGCGCTCAATCAGCGTGCGAAGGCTCTGAAGGCGGAAGGGAAATCGATCGTTAATTTGACCATCGGCGAGCCCGATTTCCCGACTCCGGATCGAATTTGCTCAGCGGCCGTGAAAGCGATTGCGCGTCGGGAAACCCGATACACGCCGACCGGCGGCATTCCGGAACTCAAGAAAGCGATCGCAAAGACCGTCAGTCGAGAATATGGGCGCCAATACGAGGCTTCGGAGAGTATCGTTTCCGTGGGCGCCAAACAGTCTCTATTCAATCTTTGTTGCGCGCTCCTGGATGAAGGTTCCGAAGCCGTCGTTGTCGCGCCGTATTGGGTCTCCTACGTAGACATGGTTGAACTCGCAGGGGGTACCGCGCGAGTTCTCCGAACGGATGAGAAGGAGCATTTTGCCCCGCGCATTTCGGCGATGGAACAGCTGATCAATAAGAGAACGCGGATTCTTTTTTTGAACAGCCCGTCGAATCCGACCGGCGTGACATATTCGCGAGCACTCCTGGAGGATATCGTGCGCCTCGCGAAAAAATGGCCTGATCTGGCGGTGGTGACAGACGACATTTACGGCCAGCTCGTTTTTGACGGCAAAGCATTTGTTTCGATCGGAATGATCCCGGAGCTTCCGAAAGAACAGTTGGTGATCGTCAGCGGCGTATCCAAAACATACGCGATGACCGGCTGGCGTATTGGGTATGCTTTGGGCGATAAGAAACTGATTTCGGCCCTCGAAAATGTCCAGTCGCAGTCCACGTCCGGGGCATCGTCCATCGCCCAGTGGGCCGCACTGGAAGCGATTTCCGGGGAGCAAGCCGACGTAGGTCAGATGAAAGAAGAATTCGAACACCGACGCAATCATATTTACGAACGGCTTTGTTCCATCCCCGACGTCACGTGCGAAAAACCGGACGGAGCATTCTATTTTTTCCCCAACATTGCGAAATATCTGAATTCCGAATCGATCGATTCGGATGATAAGTTGGCAGCCTACCTGTTGGACAAATATGGCCTTGCCGTGGTCCCCGGCTCGGATTTCGGGAGCCCCGGCTTCTTACGGCTGTCGTTCAGCGCGTCGATTACCGAACTGGACGAGGGACTCGCACGTTTTGAAAAAGGGCTCGGCTCAGTTCGAAAATAG